From a region of the Streptomyces caniferus genome:
- a CDS encoding succinate dehydrogenase/fumarate reductase iron-sulfur subunit, with the protein MNLTLRIWRQRNADAPGALSTYRVEDVSQDMSFLEMLDTLNEELLLAGDDPVAFDHDCREGICGACSLVINGEAHGPEPTTTCQLHMRSFRDGDTIDIEPWRAAAFPVVKDLVVDRSAFDRIIRSGGYITAPTGAAPEAHATAVPKPAADTAFEHAECIGCGACVAACPNGSAMLFTAAKVVHLNSLPQGAPERESRVLDMVEQMDAEGFGGCTNTGACATACPKGIPLFSIATMNREFVRAARKGR; encoded by the coding sequence ATGAACCTCACCCTGCGCATCTGGCGCCAGCGGAACGCCGACGCCCCCGGTGCCCTGTCCACCTACCGGGTGGAGGACGTCTCGCAGGACATGTCGTTCCTGGAGATGCTCGACACCCTCAACGAGGAACTCCTGCTGGCCGGCGACGATCCGGTCGCCTTCGACCACGACTGCCGTGAGGGCATCTGCGGCGCCTGCTCGCTCGTCATCAACGGCGAGGCGCACGGCCCCGAGCCCACCACCACCTGCCAGTTGCACATGCGGTCCTTCCGGGACGGCGACACCATCGACATCGAACCCTGGCGCGCCGCCGCCTTCCCGGTCGTCAAGGACCTGGTCGTCGACCGCTCCGCCTTCGACCGCATCATCCGCTCCGGCGGCTACATCACCGCCCCGACCGGCGCCGCCCCCGAGGCACACGCCACCGCCGTGCCCAAACCGGCCGCCGACACCGCCTTCGAGCACGCCGAGTGCATCGGCTGCGGCGCCTGCGTGGCGGCCTGCCCCAACGGCTCGGCGATGCTCTTCACGGCCGCCAAGGTCGTCCACCTCAACTCCCTTCCCCAGGGCGCCCCGGAGCGGGAGAGCCGCGTCCTGGACATGGTGGAGCAGATGGACGCCGAGGGCTTCGGCGGCTGCACCAACACCGGGGCGTGCGCGACCGCCTGCCCCAAGGGGATTCCCCTCTTCAGCATCGCCACGATGAACCGTGAGTTCGTCCGGGCCGCGCGCAAGGGGCGCTGA